From Brienomyrus brachyistius isolate T26 chromosome 18, BBRACH_0.4, whole genome shotgun sequence, one genomic window encodes:
- the LOC125712945 gene encoding membrane-associated phosphatidylinositol transfer protein 3-like — translation MARETKAATYKFSAPKWRLQNIAQESIDSSDDEFFDAREMVEGKSAILLGMSQWNSNDLVEQIETLGHQGRTRESPLQHSQSSVDGQEILERKCKACILILVVHGSHALDPGGGDAGAKAGDVATLAEGLDCMARAHLRAGAPQHVQVRLVPCPPVCTEAFSLISNLNPYSCEESCVSSSVDHLPLAALPLLAVAAPSYRDAVATLIARANRVYRSFLQSEDGRGFTGQVCLMGDCIGGVLCFDALCLRSGSPQGTHSDCSRNNSMESIKDTAGLLGGASPSLGSSKRLSKSNVDVSAPRRTLRRKQSDSYDGDPNGGRGGFFSSDPLQAEDGLVQDSHSSPGRLEFQVSSCFLLGCPLGLVLAMRRSVLPDGQVSHLRPACSQIYNIFYPSDPSASRLEPLLHPRFQRLPPFTVPHYQSDLLGNGISALLADAIQSNPAVFAEAQTTPPETPEQRAGLASNDNEALGHSAGQPDDTVDEISAVWWGSKRLDYALHCPDMLSAFPAAALPQLFHSSYWESTDLAFFLLQQVMWCDCLNSQEADGSDSTLFSSGPREKWLRRRTHVKLRNMTANHRVNDIIATEDGPQVLVGRFMYGPLDMVTLAGEKVDVYLVTQPPSGRWMHFDTEVTNSSGRVTYTIPQEKKLGVGVYPIRMVVKGDQTRAEACLTVLPRGMECVVFSIDGSFAASVSLMGSDPKVRPGAVDVVRHWQDLGYLILYITGRPDMQKQRVVSWLFQHNFPQGAVFFSEGLVHDPLRQKAIFLRNMVQECHIKIIAAYGSTKDISVYNMLGLSPAQIYIVGRPSKKHLSQCQFLSEGYASHLTSLRLRQRSRPKQSQPPGCTVLRESSLSLAAEPDFLRKRAHLRRTMSVQQASVQPCTPGAKPERAQSQPESVKDNGGGPGGVAGPWGRGRAVWPRGSVHREDTAP, via the exons CCGCCACATACAAATTCAGCGCCCCCAAGTGGCGGTTGCAGAACATTGCACAGGAGTCCATCGACAGCTCAGATGACGAGTTTTTCGATGCTCGGG AAATGGTGGAAGGGAAGAGCGCCATCCTCCTGGGCATGAGTCAGTGGAACTCCAATGACCTGGTGGAGCAAATTGAGACCCTGGGGCACCAAGGTCGCACTCGAG AAAGCCCCCTCCAGCACTCCCAGAGTAGTGTGGATGGCCAGGAGATCCTAGAG aggaaaTGCAAGGCCTGCATACTGATTCTGGTGGTACATGGCAGCCATGCCCTGGACCCCGGGGGTGGTGACGCAGGTGCCAAAGCGGGCGACGTGGCCACGCTGGCAGAGGGCCTGGACTGCATGGCGCGGGCACACTTacgggccggcgccccccagCACGTGCAGGTCCGCCTGGTGCCCTGCCCGCCCGTGTGCACCGAAGCCTTCTCTCTCATCTCCAA CCTGAACCCTTACAGCTGTGAGGAGAGCTGCGTGTCCAGCAGCGTGGACCACCTACCCCTGGCCGcactccccctgctggccgTCGCTGCTCCAAGCTACCGGGACGCTGTGGCCACACTCATCGCCCGCGCCAACCGTGTTTACCGCAGCTTCCTGCAGTCTGAGGACGGCCGTGGGTTCACTGGTCAG GTGTGCCTAATGGGGGATTGTATCGGGGGGGTGCTGTGCTTTGACGCACTGTGCCTCCGCAGCGGATCACCCCAGGGGACACACAGCGACTGCAGCAGGAACAACAGCATGGAGAGCATAAAG GATACTGCTGGTCTTCTGGGGGGGGCCAGCCCCAGCCTGGGCTCTAGCAAGCGGCTCAGCAAGAGCAACGTCGATGTCTCGGCTCCTCGTAGGACACTTCGCAGGAAGCAGAGCGACTCGTATGACGGTGACCCCAACGGTGGCCGGGGGGGATTCTTCAGCAG CGACCCGCTGCAGGCGGAGGACGGCCTGGTCCAGGACAGTCACTCCAGCCCTGGGCGCCTAGAGTTCCAGGTGTCCAGCTGCTTTCTCCTGGGCTGCCCGTTGGGCCTGGTGCTGGCCATGAGGAGGAGTGTGCTGCCTGACGGCCAAG TCTCCCACCTCCGGCCAGCCTGCTCCCAGATCTACAACATCTTCTATCCCTCGGACCCCTCTGCCTCCCGCTTGGAACCGCTGCTGCACCCCCGGTTCCAGCGCCTGCCCCCCTTCACTGTGCCCCACTACCAGTCTGACCTGTTGGGTAATGGCATCTCCGCCCTCTTGG CTGATGCCATTCAGAGCAACCCTGCAGTGTTCGCCGAAGCTCAGACCACTCCTCCCGAGACCCCAGAGCAGCGGGCTGGTCTTGCCAGCAATGACAATGAAGCTTTGGGCCACAGTGCAGGCCAGCCAGACGACACTGTGGATGAGA TCTCTGCTGTTTGGTGGGGCTCCAAGCGCCTGGACTATGCCCTCCACTGCCCAGACATGCTGTCCGCCTTCCCGGCTGCTGCTCTGCCCCAGCTGTTCCATAGCTCTTACTGGGAGTCCACCGATCTGGCGTTTTTTCTGCTGCAACAG GTGATGTGGTGCGACTGCCTGAACAGTCAGGAAGCGGATGGCTCAGACTCCACCCTCTTCTCATCGGGCCCACGCGAGAAGTGGCTTCGCAGGCGGACGCATGTCAAGCTACGG AATATGACGGCTAACCACAGAGTGAACGACATCATCGCGACCGAGGACGGGCCCCAAGTGCTGGTGGGACGCTTCATGTATGGACCCCTGGACATGGTGACGCTTGCTGGAGAGAAG GTGGACGTCTACCTCGTCACACAGCCCCCGTCGGGACGCTGGATGCACTTTGACACGGAGGTGACCAACAGCAGTGGAAGGGTAACCTACACCATCCCTCAGGAGAAGAAGCTTGGCGTGGGTGTCTACCCCATCAGGATGGTGGTCAA GGGTGACCAGACACGCGCAGAGGCGTGCCTGACAGTGCTGCCGCGGGGAATGGAGTGCGTGGTGTTCAGCATCGACGGCTCTTTCGCCGCCAGTGTCTCCCTTATGGGTAGCGACCCCAAGGTCCGGCCGGGCGCAGTGGATGTGGTCAG GCACTGGCAGGACCTGGGCTACCTGATCCTCTACATCACGGGCCGCCCGGACATGCAGAAGCAGAGGGTTGTCTCCTGGCTCTTCCAGCACAACTTCCCCCAGGGAGCTGTCTTCTTCTCTGAGGGGCTGGTGCACGACCCCCTACGTCAGAAAGCCATCTTCCTCCGGAACATGGTTCAGGAG TGCCACATCAAGATCATTGCTGCCTACGGCTCCACGAAAGACATCTCCGTCTACAACATGCTGGGCTTGAGTCCTGCTCAGATATATATCGTGGGCAGGCCATCTAAGAAGCATCTAAGTCAGTGTCAG TTCCTGAGCGAGGGTTACGCGTCACACCTGACCTCTCTGCGTTTGAGGCAGCGCTCCCGCCCCAAGCAGAGCCAGCCCCCCGGATGTACCGTGCTCCGCGAGTCATCCCTGAGCCTGGCCGCCGAGCCCGACTTCCTGCGCAAGCGTGCCCACCTGCGCCGCACCATGTCCGTACAGCAGGCGTCAGTCCAGCCCTGCACTCCCGGCGCCAAACCGGAGCGTGCCCAGAGCCAACCCGAATCCGTCAAAGACAACGGTGGTGGCCCTGGAGGGGTGGCGGGCCCCTGGGGGCGGGGCCGTGCTGTATGGCCACGGGGATCCGTACACCGTGAGGATACCGCCCCCTGA